The sequence TAAGACGTTGCCACATGAAATGGGGAGATTTTATCACGCTGTGTAAGGAACTAAGGCGAATTAAAGGTTTGTACTTGCTCTCCTTTCTGTTTATGCATTCCCCAATCTGAACAAGGTTTAGGATAATCTCTCTGTCATATAGGGTTATCCAAAAGTAATACGGAGAAGCATGTATTTATTTTGATTGGGGACGTAGGTTGACTATGCATGCTTTGTTCATCTCATGCATTCATTCGGTCTACTGATAGCAATGACAATCTAACAGTACAAAAGTGGTATTGTGTGCCCCATTCAATAGCATTGCCAAACTCACTCTTGATATTGTTATCCTAGCAAGTTCAGAAGTTCAACCTATCCAGAGTCTCATTCCCTTGAGCTACATTTGTATTCCTTTTTCCTCTTAAATTTGAATTGCACCTAGATTCCATCTCTGTGCTGAAACCATTTGTATGTCCAGTGGCTTGCCTAAAAGGGGAGCAAAAGGTCCGCAGGCCATGGTGGGCGCCGTCTTGCCTCTCAGTAGTATTCGTCAAGGTGGCAAAGCGTAACAGACAATCACGGGTTGTTTCCTTGAAGCTGGAACCGTAAAGAAAGATCTTCTTATATGTAcctatttaaattttcatttttgcttAGAGAACAGAAAAGTAGGAcagtactttttttttcttttttcgaaTATGTCACGTTTACCTGTTCTTCTCTGGAGAACTCTGTTTATTATAGCTTTTTATGTATCTATCCCTGGTCTTTCGATCTTTATATGATTGTTTTGCTTTGAGAACCATGAGTCATTCAAGTTCTTGTTGCAGATTATTCTAATGCTACTGCTTCCCGCAAAACTAATGAAACAGAAAGTGGAGTTGGTAGTCTGATAATTTGTTAGTAACGAGTTTACCAACGAGAAACAGGGGATGCATGTGTGGATTCCACCCACTGTGAGAGAGGGCTGTATAGCAGCGACCGTAAATAATAACTGTCCTTCATACCTCCTCAAGTTTACCTTTTTGAGATCTTGGAAGTTGTGGGCGATCAAGGTTCAGGGTATGTTGAGGTGAATTTTGTGATAGGGAGCATATTAATTAAGAATCCTAAGAGTTCTTGGAATCCCTATTTATAAGTTAAGCCATTAATTAAACTCAGATTAGGTGAGACATGGAAGACAAAGACAACATGGTTTGGTTCTGCTGTCTCTCCATTACCAAAAAAGGGGATGTTGAGAGATTTGGTCCACTGCTGAGTTGGATGTGGACTCACATCATCAACACATTGCCTAAGAGATTATGTCCACGTATGGAGAACTTGCATATCATGATGTATACCTGACGTGAAAAATAGCGAAAGGTAGGTGTACACCTGCAAGTTTTTCTTGTAAACGGTGAGCACGGAAATAGTCGGCTGCTAGAATGCTTCGCTTGTGTTTGTTTTTGTCTAAGTTGTAAAAGTTATATCATTTCGAGCAATGGTGGTGTATGTGTCGACCGTGATGGTCTACCATGAAACTACTACAGTGATATGGGATAGTGGCTAAACATCATCAACTATCTAACATGCTAACAGATGTCGTCTTTTTCGACATATGAATAAGATGTGACTTAAAAGTGGGGGCTTCTCAACTCTTTTTGTGGAGAGCACTACTGAATTAAAAGGTACCAAATATTGATCTATTTCAtgtaaatcatcaaaattaaaaacatatcTCAATTTTTTTGTATTAGTTCGGGCGTGTGAGCTCGCACATCAGTGATTTTTGATAATGAACATGTGGTGAATTTTATTGCGAGGCATTTAACACGAAGGATTGACACCTAATATTCTCTAATTAGGTAATTATTTGGATTAGAATCATCTTTTATGGAAATAGCTAGTTAGGGTGAACTATTTTTGTAGGTGTAGATTCTGAGATAATATATAGACAAGGACCACATTCAAAGTGGTAGGTTAAAGATGAAAATCATAGCTAGAAGCCTAGAAGAGGGAGACCCTAGGATTCTCTTTTGGAAAGAATCCAGTCACAACTGATTACATAAGAAACGGTAGTTTCCAGTTAATCTGTGTCAATTCGTCCACTTCCAGTCAAACAGTTTGAAATATATCATTCATTGGTGTACTTGAGGTTAATGGAAAAGTATCCTCGCCGGATTTTTTTCCTAGAAATTTTGAGGATCTCATAATCGTGATTGTTCAATGTATATTGTGCGGTTAATATttgttaagtactatttatatttaattttaaattttaaattttaaataatttttaatcatacgatatacaataaacaaTCACAATTACGGGATTTTCAGGATCCTCATAAAAAAGATCCGGCAGGATCGTTTTTGGaggttaattatatattatgattAGATGTTGGCGACAACAATACCATCTAATCTAGGTCAGCTGAATAGTGTAAAGCACATTCATTGTTCATTAAGACACCTTGTTAATTAATCACTCGTCTTTAGAGAAAAAATTTCGACATAATTGTCGTGTCGTACCCAAGTAATTTTCTatggcctaatcggataaatggtttCCGTGGTCATAacgtattcggatgatagcccctgtggtaaaaaaattcggatttaaacctctgtggtctaagtctgttaggatttatgcccttctgttaaataatgttgacgtggctaccacatatatgccacgtggctgccaaatgtttgCCACgtggaaaaaataataatttttaaattttttttaaaaacctgaatttttacaaaaaaaaaaacccaaaagctCCCCCCGCcggacttcttcttcttcttcttcccgccggtcTCCCCGCGCGACCCCTCCCtttccctcttccttcttcttcttcttcccgccggagACCAGCTCCCCCCCCTCGCCGGAGCCCTCTCCCCGCgcgaccctcctccctctcccttttccttcttctttttcttcttcttgcagatctgggttttttgttttttttgtaaaaattcagatttttttaaaaaaaattaaaaattattatttttgccacttggcagacatttggcagccacgtggcatatatgtggcagccacgtcagcattatttaacaaaagggcataaatcctaacagatttagaccacaggggtttaaatccgaatttttttaccacagaggctatcatccgaataccttatgatcacatggaccatttatccgattaggccatTTTCTATATCGTGTGCGATCAACCTTGTGGGACACAAGGTTGGGCTTTAGATGCTTAGGCATTTTGGCGGATTTTGCTTGGACCACCATTTGCGCTTGCATCTCTAGACCGGTGGAGGAGGAATTTTGGGTCGGAGGGCAAGTTTCAGCTCTTCCCCTTGCCTTACACCAACTAGTAGCATGGTCTCATGATTAAATATCGAGTGATACATACTAAAAATGGATACAACAATATAAGTTTTTTCCTATTAAGTGTGGTCCTTTTTGTGAATCCTAAAACGTCAATGTGCTCAATTTTACACCAAGTCTTCAATCGTAGAACGCCAGTGTGCTAAATTTTGCGCTAAGTCTTCCGTTAGCTTCAAGTGCTCcatatattttttatgatttctttcacaatcttcctctaccccttttgtCTTGAGTCTGTCTCACAATCACATCTTTTAACCGGAGCATATAGGTCTTCAATTCACGTGTCCAAACTATcttaactgattttctctcattttatcTTCAATTACGGCCAATtctactttacctcagatagTCTCTTTCCTAATcctatcatttctcgtgtgtccatacatccaatgaagcattctcatctccgctacactcatttttttctcttgttgTTTTTTGACCGCCTATCAGTCCATGCCATAAAGCATCATTGGCCTTATTGCTATCCTATAAAAAAATTCTgtgagctttagtggcatacgacgatcgCACAACACATCTGATGTACTCTTCCACCtcatccatctagcttgtattctatggttgagatctccatctaattttttgttattttgcaagatagatctaaGATAACGAAAACATTCACTCTTTAGTACTTCTTGATCTCCAATGCTCATCCCTATCTCATTTGGCCGCCATTCCTACTAGAAATGGATTATTTCATTAATTGGAATTAGGAAAATAATCATTTTTACTAAATTTGGAAAacgtttatgtttttaattaagATActttatctctactaattaatgaaactctctttgtcaaccaaaagagggagAAAAGACAATTTAGTCTTATatcacaccaaaaaaaaatgatgggcaataatgtaattttacaagtccaaattttactgttttttattgaagcctacatgtgatgttaaaatatctttaatatttaaaattaaattaaattaaatttaaaaaaaaaccagaaacaaaaacctcccactccccccacatctttctctctctctctctctcttcctctcttcttctcattttctaaaaaaaatgtgttcatacacacaaagtgtgtaggcaaatgctagtgtTTAATTAAGATATCTTATGTCTCACTTATTATTTAGGGTTGgttgtttaatttattaataaaaaaaaatgccaaTTTGGTTTCGTTTCCTAATCAACCTTTGTTAGATTGAAACCTcttttgtttaaatattttgatcgaGATCCTTAACATCGTTTAAGAGATTTAACTCATAAATTTATGCATTTAAAGTCccacaaaatatgaaatttaaacaattcaaataatatttttaaaatagaataaatacttaaaaataaatatcagAGTAATATTGGTCTTCACAAAATTATGGCAAGAAAATAATGAACCCACgtaattattaacatattttaagaaataactactgatatattttaaaacataaaataaatacatgtaattagcatgggtacattcagtaaaataaaaaatgggtacaaataagttaaaaaatatgggtacaaatccaaataaaaatttgaaaaatatgggcacaaaaagaaattaatatatgggtacacattaaaactgaaaagaaattggtacaaattaaaaaatgcttgcaaattaaaaatggatacaaattaaaaataaaatatatgataaaaatttagccataaatataaatataccaaatataacatttctaacactaaatgaatatgtttaaaaataaaaaatattttattattgaaataattaatgacattTGTGTTTAGATGATGagaataaacttggaatttgaataaaagttagaatttgtaaattaacATGCAcgaattcccttgtttggattcataaacataggagtttagaatttccgcatggaaaaaaaaattggaatttgggacctccaattcccaagtttaaatttcatgtaaataacactatgtttggatgagagaaataaacttggaatttggattaaagtcaaaatttataaattgacaagcaccaattctcttgtttggattcataaacatagaaatttagaatttttgcgtgaaaaaaaaaacttggaatttgggacctccaattctcAGGTTTAAATTCCACGTAAATAAAtgtcatttctcaatttctatgattgaaagtttaaaaataacaaatttcgtattcaattccattgtttttttaggttaaccaaacaagaaaattcacaaattcttgaaaataaaattctgTCATTTCAATTACCGtcattttaatcaatggagtaacaaaaagagggatgtgaacctaatttctccttctATTTATGTGCCCAAGTTCTTGGTGATGTTAAAACAAGGCCAATTTCTAATGGGCACTGGAAGCAGCTTAGTAACGAACAAGTGCACGTTCAAACGTCCGGCGATGGTGACAGTGCTGTAACTATCGTTATGGAAGGAACGTCAGAATGCCGATGAGGGCTTCATCTGAGACGTGTTTTAAAATTCAGCAATGCTACCTGAATCCAGAGCTGGAGCCTACAAGGCTGATTCTGACAGGACTATATCTCGGATGTTCTTCTTTGTGAATTCATAGACGAGGAGTCGGAGTTGAGAATGAAACCGAAGGGCGAGGTAGCCTCATCAGC is a genomic window of Malus domestica chromosome 09, GDT2T_hap1 containing:
- the LOC103421694 gene encoding uncharacterized protein yields the protein MIREMSKEHPPEPLDFFIWTVEDVGLWLEEIKLGSYRQTFKENGVNGEYLEGMSMFTTEQILRFIRRCHMKWGDFITLCKELRRIKVACLKGEQKVRRPWWAPSCLSVVFVKVAKRNRQSRVVSLKLEP